One window of Merismopedia glauca CCAP 1448/3 genomic DNA carries:
- a CDS encoding RNA-guided endonuclease InsQ/TnpB family protein translates to MYQSVKARIYPSDAQAEKLSQFFGCARWWWNRALNETTTTYAETGKGLSREGLNALLPALKKEFPWLGECHSQVLQSVTLNLSKSFINFFEKRTKFPNFKSKHGKQSLQYPQGTKFVDNLIYLPKLGWIKINLHRPLDGEVKTVTISKNPSGQYFAAILTQQEGEYPTPSSEGNAIGIDLGITDFAITSTGSKYPNPRHIKKHEQNLKRKQRKLSRKVKGSNSRNRARKLVAKVHQKISNSRQDFLHKLSHKLVNENQVIVVEDLAVKNMVKNHCLAKAISDCGWSSFVGMLNYKCERSGKILVKVERFFPSSKTCSNCYHRVSSLPLDVRHWTCSSCGKHHDRDVNAAQNLKAEGLRLLALGTSATAGGGNVRPSRGRKTSVRLSPLKSEAPPSVVSA, encoded by the coding sequence ATGTATCAGTCTGTCAAAGCTCGAATCTATCCCTCCGACGCACAAGCCGAAAAGCTCTCTCAGTTTTTCGGTTGCGCCCGTTGGTGGTGGAATCGCGCTCTGAACGAGACTACTACTACCTATGCCGAGACAGGGAAGGGATTGTCTAGAGAAGGACTCAATGCACTGCTGCCAGCACTCAAGAAAGAGTTTCCTTGGCTGGGTGAATGTCATTCTCAAGTTCTGCAATCTGTCACCCTGAATTTGAGCAAATCGTTTATCAACTTTTTTGAGAAAAGAACTAAGTTTCCTAACTTCAAATCGAAGCACGGAAAGCAGTCTCTCCAGTATCCTCAAGGGACTAAGTTTGTTGATAACTTGATTTATCTTCCTAAATTGGGATGGATCAAAATCAACTTGCATCGCCCCCTTGACGGTGAAGTCAAAACTGTTACTATCTCCAAGAATCCTAGTGGTCAATATTTTGCGGCTATTCTTACCCAGCAAGAAGGCGAATATCCCACCCCTAGCAGTGAGGGCAATGCGATTGGTATCGATTTGGGTATCACTGACTTTGCTATTACTAGCACTGGCTCTAAGTATCCCAATCCTCGGCATATCAAGAAGCATGAGCAAAACCTCAAGCGTAAACAACGCAAACTATCTAGAAAAGTAAAAGGCTCTAATAGTCGCAATAGAGCTAGAAAATTAGTTGCTAAAGTCCATCAGAAAATAAGTAATTCGAGACAAGACTTTTTGCACAAACTCTCCCATAAACTGGTGAACGAAAACCAAGTCATCGTTGTGGAAGATCTAGCAGTCAAGAACATGGTAAAAAATCATTGTTTAGCAAAAGCGATAAGCGATTGTGGCTGGTCTAGTTTCGTTGGAATGCTGAACTATAAGTGTGAGCGTTCTGGCAAAATATTGGTCAAGGTGGAGAGATTTTTTCCTTCATCGAAGACCTGTAGTAATTGTTATCACCGAGTCTCCTCTTTGCCTTTGGATGTGCGTCATTGGACTTGCTCTAGTTGTGGAAAGCACCACGACAGAGATGTCAATGCGGCACAGAACCTAAAGGCTGAGGGTCTTAGACTTCTCGCGTTAGGAACTAGCGCGACTGCCGGTGGAGGCAACGTAAGACCAAGCAGGGGTCGAAAGACATCTGTGAGGCTGTCGCCCTTGAAGTCGGAAGCCCCACCCTCGGTAGTGAGTGCGTAG